In Dasypus novemcinctus isolate mDasNov1 chromosome 23, mDasNov1.1.hap2, whole genome shotgun sequence, the following proteins share a genomic window:
- the TMEM248 gene encoding transmembrane protein 248 isoform X1 yields the protein MLPSRAQPPSLKFLSPASPRKNELSSEVDLIRIMFNINPLENLKVYISSRPPLVVFMISVSAMAIAFLTLGYFFKIKEIKSPEMAEDWNTFLLRFNDLDLCVSENETLKHLTNDTTTLESTMTSGQARASTQSPQALEDSGPVNISVAITLTLDPLKPFGGYSRNVTHLYSTILGHQIGLSGREAHEEINITFTLPTAWSSDDCALHSHCEQVVFTACMTLTATPGVFPVTVQPPHCVPDTYSNATLWYKIFTTARDANTKYAQDYNPFWCYKGAIGKVYHALNPKLTVIVPDDDRSLINLHLMHTSYFLFVMVITMFCYAVIKGRPSKLRQSNPEFCPEKVALAEA from the exons GTGGATCTGATCAGAATAATGTTCAACATCAACCCCCTGGAGAACCTGAAGGTGTACATCAGCAGTCGGCCTCCTCTGGTGGTCTTTATGATCAGTGTAAGCGCCATGGCAATAGCTTTCCTGACCCTGGGCTATTTCTTCAAAATCAAGGAGATTAAGTCACCGGAAATGGCAGAG GATTGGAATACTTTTCTTCTGCGGTTTAATGATTTGGACTTGTGTGTATCAGAGAATGAGACATTAAAGCACCTCACGAATGACACCACAACTCTGGAAAGCACAATGACCAGCGGGCAGGCTAGGGCATCCACCCAGTCTCCCCAGGCTCTGGAAGACTCGGGCCCTGTCAACATCTCAGTTGCAATCACTCTAACCCTGGACCCACTCAAACCTTTTGGAGGCTACTCTCGCAATGTCACTCATCTGTACTCAACCATTTTAGGGCATCAAATTGGACTTTCCG GCAGGGAAGCTCACGAGGAGATAAATATTACCTTTACCCTGCCTACAGCTTGGAGCTCAGATGACTGTGCCCTTCACAGTCACTGTGAGCAGGTGGTGTTCACAGCCTGCATGACCCTCACAGCCACCCCTGGAGTGTTTCCTGTCACCGT GCAGCCACCACACTGTGTCCCTGACACGTACAGCAATGCCACACTCTGGTACAAGATCTTCACAACTGCCAGAGATGCCAACACAAAATATGCTCAAGATTACAATCCTTTCTGGTGTTACAAGGGGGCCATTGGAAAAGTCTATCATGCTTTAAATCCCAAGCTTACAGTGATTGTTCCAGAT gatGATCGTTCATTAATAAATTTGCATCTCATGCACACCAGTTACTTCCTCTTCGTGATGGTGATAACGATGTTTTGCTATGCTGTTATCAAAGGCAGACCGAGCAAATTGCGGCAAAGCAATCCTGAATTTTGTCCTGAAAAG GTGGCTTTGGCTGAAGCCTAA
- the TMEM248 gene encoding transmembrane protein 248 isoform X2 — protein sequence MFNINPLENLKVYISSRPPLVVFMISVSAMAIAFLTLGYFFKIKEIKSPEMAEDWNTFLLRFNDLDLCVSENETLKHLTNDTTTLESTMTSGQARASTQSPQALEDSGPVNISVAITLTLDPLKPFGGYSRNVTHLYSTILGHQIGLSGREAHEEINITFTLPTAWSSDDCALHSHCEQVVFTACMTLTATPGVFPVTVQPPHCVPDTYSNATLWYKIFTTARDANTKYAQDYNPFWCYKGAIGKVYHALNPKLTVIVPDDDRSLINLHLMHTSYFLFVMVITMFCYAVIKGRPSKLRQSNPEFCPEKVALAEA from the exons ATGTTCAACATCAACCCCCTGGAGAACCTGAAGGTGTACATCAGCAGTCGGCCTCCTCTGGTGGTCTTTATGATCAGTGTAAGCGCCATGGCAATAGCTTTCCTGACCCTGGGCTATTTCTTCAAAATCAAGGAGATTAAGTCACCGGAAATGGCAGAG GATTGGAATACTTTTCTTCTGCGGTTTAATGATTTGGACTTGTGTGTATCAGAGAATGAGACATTAAAGCACCTCACGAATGACACCACAACTCTGGAAAGCACAATGACCAGCGGGCAGGCTAGGGCATCCACCCAGTCTCCCCAGGCTCTGGAAGACTCGGGCCCTGTCAACATCTCAGTTGCAATCACTCTAACCCTGGACCCACTCAAACCTTTTGGAGGCTACTCTCGCAATGTCACTCATCTGTACTCAACCATTTTAGGGCATCAAATTGGACTTTCCG GCAGGGAAGCTCACGAGGAGATAAATATTACCTTTACCCTGCCTACAGCTTGGAGCTCAGATGACTGTGCCCTTCACAGTCACTGTGAGCAGGTGGTGTTCACAGCCTGCATGACCCTCACAGCCACCCCTGGAGTGTTTCCTGTCACCGT GCAGCCACCACACTGTGTCCCTGACACGTACAGCAATGCCACACTCTGGTACAAGATCTTCACAACTGCCAGAGATGCCAACACAAAATATGCTCAAGATTACAATCCTTTCTGGTGTTACAAGGGGGCCATTGGAAAAGTCTATCATGCTTTAAATCCCAAGCTTACAGTGATTGTTCCAGAT gatGATCGTTCATTAATAAATTTGCATCTCATGCACACCAGTTACTTCCTCTTCGTGATGGTGATAACGATGTTTTGCTATGCTGTTATCAAAGGCAGACCGAGCAAATTGCGGCAAAGCAATCCTGAATTTTGTCCTGAAAAG GTGGCTTTGGCTGAAGCCTAA